Proteins from a single region of Gasterosteus aculeatus chromosome Y, fGasAcu3.hap1.1, whole genome shotgun sequence:
- the LOC120812504 gene encoding LOW QUALITY PROTEIN: DENN domain-containing protein 11-like (The sequence of the model RefSeq protein was modified relative to this genomic sequence to represent the inferred CDS: substituted 1 base at 1 genomic stop codon) codes for MTGNMIEWFLPHDVNLDGVEFKSIASGSHRITSDFIYFRKGCYFGLACFANMPVDSELERGARMKSVGILSPSYTLLYRYMHFLENQVRHQLKCPGQYSPLEAFYEDKKAVLPPTGKGLVTACPTWSVTTINRCMHPEMKITHPAGCMSQFIQFFGEHIMVLWKFALLRKRVLIFSPPPIGVVCYRVYCCCCLANVSLPGIGVSVPELRPFFYINIADIPALETELSYVACTTEKIFEXKKELYDVYVDNQNVKTHRSHLQPLLRLNAADKEKYRKLSEQRQMLLYTQEVDGDCTTNEEDLFILFYMELNNRIVQILSDVAGSSDPTLTSEHVRAMGLDPQGDRFFLLELLDVYQIDVALVIDNLCCS; via the exons atgacagGGAATATGATCGAGTGGTTCCTGCCTCACGACGTCAACCTGGATGGAGTTGAATTCAAGTCAATCGCTAGCGGCTCCCACCGGATCACCAGTGACTTCAT ATATTTCCGCAAAGGCTGTTACTTTGGTCTGGCCTGCTTTGCTAACATGCCCGTGGACAGTGAGCTGGAGCGAGGGGCCAGGATGAAGTCCGTGGGGATTCTGTCTCCCTCCTACACGCTGCTCTACCGCTACATGCACTTTCTGGAGAACCAAGTCAG GCACCAGTTGAAGTGCCCGGGCCAGTACTCTCCTCTGGAGGCCTTCTATGAGGACAAGAAGGCCGTGCTTCCCCCTACAGGAAAGGGTCTGGTCACCGCCTGCCCGACCTGGAGTGTCACCACCATCAACCGCTGTATGCACCCAGAGATGAAG ATCACCCACCCGGCCGGCTGCATGTCCCAGTTCATCCAGTTTTTCGGGGAGCACATCATGGTGCTGTGGAAGTTTGCACTGCTGAGGAAACGGGTCCTCatcttctcccctccccccatcggCGTAGTCTGCTACAGAG TgtattgctgctgctgcctggcCAATGTCTCTTTACCTGGAATTGGCGTCTCCGTGCCGGAATTACGGCCTTTCTTCTACATCAACATAGCCGACATCCCCGCCCTGGAAACGGAGCTGTCCTACGTGGCCT GCACTACAGAGAAGATCTTTGAGTAGAAGAAGGAGCTGTACGACGTCTACGTTGATAACCAGAATGTGAAAACGCACAGGAGCCATTTGCAGCCGCTGCTTCGACTGAATGCAGCGGATAAGGAGAAGTACAGGAAGCTGAGCGAGCAGAG GCAGATGTTGCTTTACACTCAGGAGGTGGATGGAGACTGCACGACAAATGAAGAGGATCTTTTCATCCT GTTCTACATGGAGCTTAACAACCGCATCGTTCAGATCCTGTCGGACGTAGCAGGGAGCAGCGACCCCACCCTCACCTCCGAGCATGTGAGGGCCATGGGGCTGGACCCCCAGGGCGATCGATTcttcctgctggagctgctggatgtGTACCAGATTGACGTCGCGCTGGTCATAGACAACCTCTGCTgctcctga